One Granulicella sp. 5B5 DNA window includes the following coding sequences:
- a CDS encoding ATP-binding protein, translating into MAQGSSRRGNLVVALGISLLILFLALATLNAFNLTFLNPASPIQTLVFVALSVLAFLLFVGVLVLLVRNVLKLYADQRSRVLGTRLRTRMLWGAVLVSLVPLVFMFAFSYLLMNRAVDRWFSQPVTQMRDDATRTAAELFSYTVANARAEAGTIAAQLADSPVGATPAPTPAALASAQRTLQEHELSLQGGFVLIYRDNNAVLSMHVPQTAAAGEITSLRPPDGSTDESPSNAPVLEVAHLRGPIQQTILQAAQRSDEPFYTIAGVDYSLATAGLRQGGIVVVGLPIPPGIAATSVRLRRSADAYWILFRERRQIRALYMVLLLLTTGLALFAISWLALHLSKQVTRPIESLADAMEAIAAGDYAHRVQQSATEELGELVVSFNAMAADLESAHDTAARSTLQLSELNYALQERRTELETIIETIPNGVVTLSADRHIVLVNRAFSEMLDPGGQRHFVGLALADVLPADIIDTLDRLLRRAHRMGSASAEMEMSSPTGTQHLSATVALLEVSGSSDRTHLGYVLVIEDASELLRAQKQSAWKEVARRVAHEIKNPLTPISLNAELIQRHIPRLNALLGEHGLQSPSPAVIQRSTEVISSSVETMRSLVDQFSALAEFPTARPRPADLNTIVENSLALFAGRLGNIRVIKSLAPRLPLVLADPEALKRALSNLIDNAAEAMQDSLLRELHITTRILANNPGASAMVELSIADTGPGLTDEMRERLFLPYFSTKQRGTGLGLSIAAKIVQEHQGNIRAEKNLPTGARFILELRPTPTDPQLDTDTPTATAHLTAST; encoded by the coding sequence ATGGCACAAGGCTCCAGCCGCCGCGGAAATCTCGTCGTCGCCCTGGGCATCAGTCTGCTCATACTCTTCCTCGCGCTCGCGACGCTCAACGCCTTCAACCTCACCTTCCTCAATCCAGCCTCGCCCATCCAGACGCTGGTCTTCGTCGCGCTCTCCGTCCTCGCCTTCCTGCTCTTCGTCGGCGTGCTCGTGCTGCTCGTCCGCAACGTCCTCAAGCTTTACGCCGACCAACGCAGCCGCGTCCTTGGTACCCGCCTGCGCACGCGCATGTTATGGGGAGCGGTTCTCGTCTCGCTCGTCCCGCTCGTCTTCATGTTCGCCTTCAGCTACCTGCTGATGAACCGCGCCGTCGACCGCTGGTTCTCGCAGCCTGTCACGCAGATGCGCGACGACGCCACCCGCACCGCCGCCGAGCTCTTCAGCTACACCGTCGCCAACGCCCGCGCTGAAGCCGGCACCATCGCCGCGCAGCTCGCCGACTCACCCGTTGGCGCCACGCCAGCACCCACACCCGCCGCTCTCGCCTCCGCCCAGCGCACTCTCCAGGAGCACGAGCTCAGCCTCCAGGGCGGCTTCGTCCTCATCTACCGCGACAACAACGCCGTCCTCTCCATGCACGTCCCGCAGACCGCCGCAGCCGGTGAGATCACCAGCCTCCGCCCGCCCGACGGCTCCACCGACGAAAGCCCCAGCAACGCCCCCGTGCTCGAAGTCGCTCACCTCCGCGGACCCATCCAGCAGACCATTCTCCAGGCTGCCCAGCGCAGCGACGAGCCCTTCTACACCATCGCCGGAGTCGACTACAGCCTCGCCACCGCCGGTCTCCGTCAGGGCGGCATCGTCGTCGTCGGCCTGCCCATCCCTCCCGGCATCGCCGCCACCTCAGTCCGGCTGCGTCGCTCCGCAGACGCCTACTGGATTCTCTTCCGCGAGCGTCGCCAGATCCGCGCCCTCTACATGGTGCTCCTGCTGCTCACCACCGGCCTCGCGCTCTTCGCCATCAGCTGGCTCGCGCTGCATCTCAGCAAGCAGGTCACGCGTCCCATCGAATCCCTCGCCGACGCAATGGAGGCCATCGCCGCCGGCGACTACGCCCACCGCGTCCAGCAGTCCGCCACCGAAGAGCTCGGCGAGCTCGTCGTCAGCTTCAACGCCATGGCCGCCGACCTCGAATCCGCCCACGACACCGCCGCCCGCTCCACATTGCAGCTCTCAGAGCTCAACTACGCGCTCCAGGAGCGCCGCACCGAGCTCGAGACCATCATCGAAACCATCCCCAACGGCGTCGTCACGCTCTCCGCCGACCGTCACATCGTCCTCGTCAACCGCGCGTTCTCTGAAATGCTGGACCCCGGCGGCCAGCGCCACTTCGTCGGCCTCGCCCTCGCCGACGTCCTCCCCGCCGACATCATCGACACCCTCGACCGCCTCCTCCGCCGCGCGCACCGCATGGGTTCCGCCTCCGCCGAGATGGAGATGTCCTCGCCCACCGGCACGCAGCACCTCTCCGCGACCGTCGCTCTGCTTGAGGTCTCCGGCTCCTCCGACCGCACACACCTCGGCTACGTCCTCGTCATCGAAGACGCCTCCGAGCTCCTCCGTGCCCAGAAACAGTCCGCCTGGAAGGAGGTCGCCCGCCGCGTCGCGCACGAGATCAAGAACCCCCTCACTCCCATCTCGCTCAACGCCGAGCTCATTCAGCGCCACATCCCGCGCCTCAACGCTCTGCTCGGCGAGCACGGCCTGCAGTCCCCCTCGCCCGCCGTCATCCAGCGCTCCACAGAGGTCATCTCATCGTCCGTAGAGACGATGAGATCGCTTGTAGACCAGTTCTCCGCGCTGGCCGAGTTCCCCACCGCGCGCCCCCGCCCCGCCGACCTCAACACCATCGTCGAAAACTCCCTCGCACTCTTCGCCGGCCGGCTCGGAAACATCCGCGTCATCAAGTCGCTCGCGCCGCGTCTCCCTCTCGTACTCGCCGACCCCGAAGCCCTTAAGCGCGCCCTCTCCAATCTCATCGATAACGCCGCCGAGGCCATGCAGGACTCGCTCCTCCGCGAGCTCCACATCACCACCCGGATTCTCGCCAACAACCCAGGCGCTTCGGCAATGGTCGAGCTCTCCATCGCCGACACCGGCCCCGGCCTCACCGACGAGATGCGCGAGCGCCTCTTCCTCCCCTATTTCTCCACCAAGCAGCGCGGCACCGGCCTCGGCCTCTCCATCGCCGCCAAAATCGTGCAGGAGCACCAGGGCAACATTCGCGCCGAAAAGAACCTCCCCACCGGCGCCCGCTTCATCCTCGAACTTCGCCCCACCCCCACAGATCCTCAACTCGATACGGATACCCCAACCGCCACCGCGCATCTCACAGCCAGCACCTAA
- the ald gene encoding alanine dehydrogenase, which produces MIIGVPKELKDHESRVGITPAGARALVEAGHKVLVEHDAGALSSFPDDEYQAVGAEIVGEAYHVWANANMVVKVKEPVPAEYYHFRPGLVLFTYLHLAPLRELTDALLSKGVTGIAYETVRDKAGTLPLLTPMSEVAGRLSVQVGAHCLEKEHGGRGLLLGGVPGVPPGNIAIIGGGIVGTNAAKIALGMGAKVTILDLNLNRLRELDDIFNGRVFTVASNTYNIERAAREADLLIGGVLIPGAAAPKLVTRSMVEKMKKGAVIVDVAIDQGGCIETAHPTTHSDPVFEVNGVVHYCVTNMPAAVPNTSTLALTNATFPYVMKLAKLGASVAIREDVGIAEGVNTFNGFLTYRAVAQAQDRDYKPISHVHP; this is translated from the coding sequence ATGATCATCGGTGTCCCCAAAGAACTCAAAGACCACGAAAGTCGCGTCGGCATCACTCCAGCCGGCGCTCGCGCCCTTGTTGAAGCAGGGCACAAAGTCCTCGTCGAACACGACGCAGGCGCTCTTTCCTCCTTTCCTGATGACGAGTACCAGGCTGTCGGCGCCGAAATCGTCGGCGAGGCCTACCATGTCTGGGCCAACGCTAACATGGTCGTCAAGGTCAAGGAACCCGTCCCGGCCGAGTACTACCACTTCCGCCCCGGCCTCGTGCTCTTCACCTATCTGCACCTCGCCCCGCTGCGCGAACTTACCGACGCGCTGCTCTCCAAAGGCGTCACCGGCATCGCCTACGAAACCGTCCGCGACAAGGCCGGCACACTCCCGCTGCTCACTCCCATGTCGGAGGTCGCAGGCCGTCTCTCCGTACAGGTCGGTGCGCATTGCCTGGAGAAGGAGCATGGTGGCCGTGGCCTTCTGCTCGGCGGCGTACCCGGCGTTCCTCCCGGTAACATCGCCATCATCGGCGGCGGCATCGTCGGCACCAACGCTGCCAAGATCGCACTCGGCATGGGCGCGAAGGTCACCATCCTCGACCTCAACCTCAACCGTCTCCGCGAGCTCGATGACATCTTCAACGGCCGCGTCTTCACCGTCGCCTCGAACACGTACAACATCGAGCGCGCCGCCCGCGAGGCCGACCTGCTCATCGGCGGCGTCCTCATCCCGGGCGCGGCCGCACCCAAGCTCGTCACCCGCTCCATGGTCGAAAAGATGAAGAAGGGCGCGGTCATCGTCGACGTCGCCATCGACCAGGGCGGCTGCATCGAGACCGCTCACCCCACCACGCACTCTGATCCCGTCTTCGAGGTCAACGGCGTCGTCCACTACTGCGTCACCAACATGCCCGCGGCGGTCCCCAACACCAGTACCCTCGCGCTCACCAACGCAACCTTCCCCTACGTGATGAAGCTCGCCAAGCTCGGTGCCAGCGTCGCCATCCGCGAAGACGTAGGCATCGCCGAAGGCGTCAACACCTTCAACGGCTTCCTCACCTATCGCGCCGTCGCTCAGGCCCAGGACCGCGACTACAAGCCAATCAGCCACGTCCACCCGTAA
- a CDS encoding alpha/beta hydrolase has translation MTIYSPQGKNTGVAMVVFPGGGYSILAIDLEGTEVCDWLTSRGITCVLLKYRVPDSGPAYHDDCHCNIHPKAPTALEDAQRTVGLVRFHAADWHIDPHKIGVLGFSAGGHLVTNISTHFAHRAYQPIDAADRVSCRPDFAVAIYPGHMTENTTKEFQLNPDIPVTANTPPTFLLQAEDDHVDGVKQSLIYDIALMKANVPVEMHLYAHGGHAFGLRRTKQPITAWPQLVETWLQTIGMTPQQPSNE, from the coding sequence ATGACGATCTACTCGCCCCAAGGAAAGAACACGGGCGTTGCAATGGTGGTCTTCCCCGGCGGAGGCTATTCCATCCTGGCCATCGACCTTGAAGGCACGGAGGTCTGCGACTGGCTGACCTCGCGTGGAATCACCTGCGTGCTGCTAAAGTATCGCGTGCCGGATTCGGGCCCCGCCTACCATGACGATTGCCACTGCAACATTCATCCGAAAGCGCCCACGGCGTTAGAAGACGCACAAAGAACAGTGGGCCTCGTCCGCTTCCACGCAGCAGACTGGCACATCGACCCGCACAAGATCGGCGTGCTTGGATTTTCGGCAGGCGGACATCTGGTAACCAACATCAGCACGCACTTCGCACACCGTGCCTACCAACCCATCGACGCGGCCGATCGTGTCAGCTGCCGTCCTGATTTTGCTGTGGCGATCTATCCCGGCCACATGACGGAAAACACAACGAAAGAATTTCAACTGAATCCGGATATCCCTGTCACAGCAAACACTCCGCCCACGTTCCTGCTTCAAGCCGAGGACGACCACGTAGACGGCGTCAAGCAATCGCTGATCTATGACATCGCCTTGATGAAGGCTAACGTCCCCGTAGAGATGCACCTCTACGCCCACGGCGGCCACGCATTCGGGTTGCGACGCACAAAACAGCCCATCACCGCATGGCCTCAACTGGTGGAGACGTGGCTCCAGACGATCGGCATGACCCCGCAGCAGCCCTCAAACGAGTAA